A single region of the Photobacterium sanguinicancri genome encodes:
- a CDS encoding SEL1-like repeat protein codes for MRYFSIFPIIVALAGSPSLAADPLSEFQHELQQPKLSAEQRLALAESITKHTAWSAGALAQFYYTGEGLESPNKDRALAMFELSAQLGDAYSAYSAFLGHLQGWSSQSDPSKASPYLWQAAKADIRQSRMYLAEGYRTGNYGLPQDLKAAMQWANTTEVPPQMHLDMCLQEDPLYLSQHCVNEWVKPAALQGDTIASYRMGLQFQHGISMLTPDLNEANTWFEKAGNYGPALFARGDLLFAQQGNTFFTKDDSEQMKSLLFSAAQAGELHAFTELAYVMMNGGESDSALTLLSQADIVGSCDAECKYQLSVLLEKSEPENAEAYLQSAMSEGDANALLETALKQAQDLPDTRAKIYQAAIKGNVTAMLWLMDRANESGDKKQAIIWRQEAAAFQDRYSQFELALHARKEQWYEASSYWKSRNGFSNRFKDDVNVLADSGRPEVREDAIQYTKQFGGDLKKRYQALNAQHDEPNYYLEHNRLLNQLKRVRFREYSLSPWRIVAEAPDVPQIEAYNRGDMKVPRRHKDGRLAVDGAWNPPEKLPFKLLANNQSVQQSHCGYLFNRATGDHLLIHRLKGGCRPEPSILTRLEQEGAKKLVHNDAASAALFDDGSVVTWGGAMAGGSPILAASNFEDSAYQSLDDELKVYRRLQANIVDIAPVQSHFLALDSSGDILLWGPMAYHFGGEIQGEYQALAASPDSDRFCALSRNGDVDCWDLGGGASPVVIAHNKARVMKVEGTFDTFAMLDEQGQLTLQSIVMNQNTDDLVPTLDKNKRWKKLEQVIVYGRLRTLLVDTDDKLYYIKPHHQKLELKSVRNIGKETLFITSNETMAYLN; via the coding sequence GTGCGGTATTTTTCTATTTTCCCTATAATTGTAGCGCTTGCTGGTAGTCCGAGTTTAGCTGCCGATCCATTATCAGAATTTCAACATGAATTACAACAGCCGAAGCTTAGTGCTGAGCAGCGACTTGCGCTGGCTGAATCTATCACCAAGCATACCGCTTGGAGTGCAGGGGCATTAGCGCAATTCTATTACACGGGTGAGGGGCTAGAGTCGCCGAATAAAGATCGCGCGTTGGCAATGTTTGAATTGAGCGCACAATTAGGCGATGCGTATTCAGCTTACAGTGCATTTTTGGGTCATCTCCAAGGTTGGTCAAGTCAATCAGACCCAAGCAAAGCGTCACCATATTTATGGCAAGCCGCAAAAGCCGATATTAGACAATCTCGAATGTATTTAGCGGAAGGTTATCGAACGGGCAACTATGGGTTGCCTCAAGATTTAAAAGCTGCGATGCAATGGGCTAACACGACTGAAGTGCCGCCGCAAATGCACTTGGATATGTGTCTTCAAGAGGACCCTTTATATCTAAGCCAGCATTGTGTTAATGAATGGGTTAAACCTGCCGCATTGCAAGGCGATACGATAGCAAGTTACCGTATGGGATTACAGTTTCAGCATGGCATTAGTATGCTGACTCCAGATCTAAATGAGGCTAATACTTGGTTTGAAAAGGCGGGTAACTACGGACCTGCGTTATTCGCTCGTGGTGATCTTTTATTTGCTCAACAAGGAAACACTTTTTTCACTAAAGACGATAGCGAGCAGATGAAATCATTGTTGTTCTCTGCCGCTCAGGCGGGTGAGTTACACGCGTTTACAGAACTCGCATATGTGATGATGAATGGTGGTGAATCTGACTCTGCTTTGACGTTACTAAGTCAAGCCGACATAGTTGGATCGTGTGACGCTGAATGTAAGTATCAATTGTCAGTACTGCTTGAAAAAAGCGAGCCCGAAAACGCTGAAGCATATTTACAAAGTGCGATGAGTGAAGGTGATGCCAATGCTTTGCTTGAAACGGCACTTAAACAAGCCCAAGATTTACCCGATACTCGCGCTAAAATCTACCAAGCAGCAATTAAAGGCAATGTAACTGCAATGCTATGGTTGATGGATAGAGCAAATGAGTCGGGCGATAAAAAGCAAGCGATTATTTGGCGTCAAGAAGCCGCAGCTTTTCAAGACAGGTATAGTCAGTTTGAGTTGGCCTTGCACGCGAGGAAAGAGCAGTGGTATGAAGCTTCTAGCTATTGGAAGAGCAGAAACGGGTTTTCTAATCGATTTAAAGATGACGTTAATGTCTTAGCTGATAGCGGACGTCCTGAAGTACGTGAGGATGCCATTCAATATACGAAACAATTTGGCGGTGATCTGAAAAAGCGTTATCAGGCGTTGAACGCTCAGCATGATGAGCCAAATTATTATTTAGAACATAACCGCTTACTTAACCAACTTAAGCGTGTTCGCTTTCGTGAATACTCATTATCACCATGGAGGATTGTCGCTGAAGCCCCTGATGTACCGCAAATAGAGGCTTATAACCGTGGTGATATGAAAGTGCCAAGGAGACATAAAGATGGGCGTTTAGCCGTGGATGGAGCTTGGAATCCGCCCGAGAAACTACCGTTTAAATTATTGGCTAATAATCAAAGTGTGCAACAAAGCCATTGTGGATACTTATTTAATCGTGCGACAGGGGATCATCTTTTAATCCACCGCTTGAAAGGGGGATGTCGTCCTGAACCAAGCATATTGACTCGACTTGAGCAAGAAGGGGCGAAAAAGCTAGTTCATAACGACGCGGCTTCAGCTGCTCTATTTGATGATGGAAGTGTTGTCACTTGGGGCGGTGCAATGGCTGGTGGCAGTCCTATTCTTGCGGCATCTAATTTTGAAGATTCAGCCTATCAAAGCCTTGATGATGAACTCAAAGTTTATCGTCGTTTACAAGCGAATATTGTCGATATCGCGCCCGTGCAAAGCCATTTCCTCGCTTTAGATAGCTCAGGGGATATTTTGCTTTGGGGGCCAATGGCTTATCATTTTGGTGGTGAAATTCAAGGCGAGTATCAAGCACTGGCGGCGAGCCCTGATAGTGACCGCTTTTGTGCGTTGAGTCGCAACGGTGATGTCGATTGTTGGGATTTAGGTGGCGGCGCTTCACCAGTAGTAATTGCTCATAACAAGGCTCGAGTGATGAAAGTTGAAGGTACTTTTGACACTTTTGCAATGCTTGATGAACAAGGGCAATTGACTTTACAATCGATCGTTATGAATCAAAATACCGATGATTTAGTACCGACGCTTGATAAAAATAAGCGCTGGAAAAAGCTAGAACAAGTGATTGTCTATGGTAGATTGCGAACACTACTGGTTGATACAGATGATAAACTTTATTACATAAAGCCACATCATCAAAAGTTGGAATTAAAATCGGTACGTAATATTGGCAAAGAAACGTTATTCATTACTTCAAATGAAACAATGGCATATTTGAACTAG
- a CDS encoding alpha/beta fold hydrolase, with protein MKRLILMMTFLAFMSLNSVGVLASNTPSKYGVATSSDGELIAYSTSGRGETALIFIHGWSLDSRLWQNQLGYFSPQYQVITMDLAGHGNSSFNRKEYTMVAFANDIKAVVENEQLDSVILVGHSMAGGVIAEAAKLMPKKVKGIIGVDTSQNVALAFAQSDLEAMTKPFEEDFQKGMSVFVQGSLPKDVNTELLHWVTQDMASAPPAIAINQFRHYLGQYVSGKASQVYESVNVPVVLVNARLWPTNSEENKKHIKDYSIYYIEGSGHFPMLEKPNEFNTTLMEAVKSVK; from the coding sequence ATGAAACGTTTAATTTTGATGATGACATTTTTGGCATTCATGTCATTAAACAGCGTGGGTGTTTTGGCGAGCAACACACCATCTAAGTACGGTGTTGCGACGTCCAGCGATGGTGAACTGATCGCTTATAGTACCAGTGGTCGCGGAGAAACTGCGCTTATCTTCATTCATGGCTGGAGTTTAGACAGTAGGCTTTGGCAGAACCAGCTTGGTTACTTTTCACCGCAGTACCAAGTGATCACCATGGATTTAGCTGGGCATGGGAACTCGTCTTTCAACCGAAAAGAATACACCATGGTCGCTTTCGCGAATGACATTAAGGCGGTCGTTGAGAATGAACAACTTGATTCTGTCATCTTGGTTGGACATTCGATGGCGGGTGGCGTCATAGCAGAAGCAGCGAAGCTCATGCCGAAGAAAGTGAAAGGCATTATTGGTGTTGATACATCGCAAAACGTGGCATTAGCATTCGCACAAAGTGACCTTGAGGCAATGACCAAGCCATTTGAAGAAGACTTTCAAAAAGGTATGTCGGTATTCGTTCAAGGCTCACTGCCAAAAGATGTAAATACAGAATTGCTCCACTGGGTAACACAAGACATGGCATCTGCCCCTCCAGCTATTGCGATAAACCAATTCCGCCATTACCTAGGCCAATATGTGAGTGGTAAAGCGAGCCAAGTGTATGAGAGTGTTAATGTGCCTGTGGTGCTCGTGAATGCTCGGTTATGGCCAACCAACTCGGAAGAGAATAAGAAACATATCAAAGACTACAGCATCTATTACATTGAAGGCTCAGGGCACTTCCCGATGTTAGAGAAACCGAATGAGTTCAATACAACCCTGATGGAAGCGGTTAAGTCAGTTAAATAG
- a CDS encoding linear amide C-N hydrolase: MKKSIIALALAATTVAGLTATAHACSYSYITDASGNQFISRTNELPMETEENLIVVPRGHEFRDSTSEYGFVGMRHGDTQMISSGLNEHGVSIEALGFWAAEYSDKKEGDATSLSIVSTMLGNAKSTDEAVEIAKKLTVVYEDMKQFNGVTVAFHYAINDGERAVVIEHVNGEAVVYENTLGVMTNDPSYPEQEKLAKAAIEKVNARNSETLDVFPGFSTSSEDRFSRIAALNAAYGKNKPANDGRDEGVNRAFSMLNNMELVPGSMYWEFLSPLPQIVAYGNVVDIEDKAYYFRTYDNPTIRKIDLDNINFDSVSYSATPIYGVEASYVEVPLK; the protein is encoded by the coding sequence ATGAAAAAATCAATTATCGCATTAGCATTAGCCGCTACAACTGTCGCGGGTCTTACTGCGACAGCACATGCTTGTTCTTACTCTTACATTACAGATGCCAGCGGTAATCAGTTCATCAGCCGTACTAACGAACTGCCGATGGAAACCGAAGAAAACCTAATTGTTGTTCCTCGCGGTCATGAATTCCGCGATTCAACATCTGAATACGGCTTTGTCGGTATGCGCCATGGTGACACTCAAATGATTTCCTCAGGCCTCAACGAGCACGGTGTCAGCATCGAAGCTCTTGGATTCTGGGCAGCGGAATACTCTGATAAAAAAGAAGGTGATGCGACCTCTCTTTCTATCGTGTCGACCATGTTAGGTAACGCAAAATCGACCGACGAAGCGGTTGAAATTGCGAAGAAGCTTACTGTTGTATACGAAGATATGAAGCAATTTAATGGCGTGACCGTCGCTTTTCACTACGCCATCAATGACGGCGAGCGCGCAGTAGTGATTGAGCACGTTAATGGTGAAGCGGTGGTTTACGAAAATACGCTCGGTGTTATGACCAATGATCCTAGCTATCCCGAGCAAGAAAAACTGGCGAAAGCAGCCATTGAAAAAGTGAATGCTCGCAATTCAGAAACCTTAGATGTATTTCCGGGCTTCAGCACCAGCTCTGAAGATCGTTTCTCGCGTATAGCAGCGTTAAATGCTGCTTACGGAAAAAATAAACCAGCGAACGATGGCCGTGATGAAGGCGTTAACCGAGCATTCTCTATGCTAAATAATATGGAACTCGTTCCGGGTTCAATGTACTGGGAGTTCTTGTCTCCACTTCCACAAATCGTAGCGTATGGCAACGTGGTTGATATTGAAGATAAAGCGTATTACTTCCGTACTTATGATAATCCGACGATTCGTAAAATTGATTTAGACAACATTAACTTTGACTCAGTGTCGTACTCCGCAACGCCTATCTACGGAGTAGAAGCAAGCTACGTTGAAGTGCCGTTGAAATAA